In Haematobia irritans isolate KBUSLIRL chromosome 1, ASM5000362v1, whole genome shotgun sequence, a genomic segment contains:
- the LOC142220449 gene encoding putative serine protease K12H4.7 produces the protein MKLTLQVLTTLTFVVVLTKALSLQITRNKDIISHNEPVFVKSLKKLYQGPPVQEAETKAKVQTNWITQKLDHFNSSETRTWQMRYMVNDKYFKPGGPMFIHVGGEWDISPSGISSGIFVDLAKEHNGLLFYTEHRYYGKSKPTKDLMVENLKYLHVKQALADLAHFIEYQRETVTDLSNSKVIMSGGSYSATMVVWFKKLYPHLLNGGWASSAPLLAKLDFEEYMEVVGKSWHTLGGDQCYQRIENGIGQFEEMISSKRTAEVKAMLKLCNNFDMKNDLDIWTLFSTFAYIFAGIAQYQKGDDIKSNCNYLMSFEDDLTALTKFWLRSFEGEYAGCIDVTYKDTLNFFKDTSYDNGWARPWYYQTCNEYGWYQTSKSQKQPFGRNFPIELSTTLCRDAYGPKYFDSFIQQMIDETNEFFGGLNPEVENIYMTHGSLDPWNPMGHGELQGAVMLPNASHCADVGSISALDSPEMRKSKERLGELVRQWLSDA, from the exons atgaagcTAACGCTTCAAGTTCTTACTACTCTAACATTCGTGGTAGTTTTAACAAAAGCTCTTAGCCTCCAAATAACAAGGAATAAGGATATCATATCCCATAATGAACCGGTCTTTGTTAAATCCTTGAAGAAATTATATCAAGGACCACCCGTACAAGAGGCGGAAACAAAAGCTAAAGTTCAAACGAATTGGATAACTCAAAAATTGGATCATTTCAATAGTTCCGAGACTAGAACATGGCAAATG CGTTACATGGTCAACGATAAGTATTTCAAACCTGGTGGACCCATGTTCATTCATGTTGGTGGTGAATGGGATATTAGTCCTAGTGGTATTAGTTCTGGTATCTTTGTTGACTTGGCTAAGGAGCATAATGGTCTGCTTTTCTATACAGAACATCGTTATTATGGAAAGAGTAAACCTACCAA AGATCTTATGGTGGAAAATCTTAAATATTTGCATGTCAAACAAGCTTTAGCCGATTTGGCTCATTTCATTGAATACCAAAGAGAAACTGTCACAGATTTATCCAATTCCAAGGTGATAATGTCGGGTGGTTCTTATTCAGCAACCATGGTTGTATGGTTCAAGAAACTCTATCCCCATCTCTTAAATGGCGGTTGGGCTTCATCAGCTCCCCTCTTGGCTAAATTGGATTTTGAAGAATATATGGAAGTGGTGGGAAAATCTTGGCATACTTTAGGTGGCGATCAATGTTATCAACGCATTGAAAATGGCATAGGGCAATTTGAGGAGATGATCAGCAGCAAGAGAACAGCCGAAGTTAAGGCTATGTTGAAATTGTGTAATAATTTCGATATGAAAAATGATTTGGATATATGGACTTTATTTAGTACATTTGCTTATATTTTTGCTGGAATTGCACAATACCAAAA AGGTGACGATATCAAATCCAATTGTAACTATCTGATGAGTTTCGAAGATGATCTCACTGCCTTAACTAAATTTTGGTTAAGGTCATTTGAGGGAGAATATGCAGGATGTATTGATGTCACCTATAAGGATACTTTGAATTTCTTTAAGGATACCAGCTACGATAATGGTTGGG CTCGTCCTTGGTATTATCAGACCTGTAACGAATATGGTTGGTATCAAACTTCAAAATCGCAAAAACAACCCTTTGGCCGTAATTTCCCCATTGAACTTTCTACCACTTTATGTCGTGATGCATATGGCCCGAAATATTTTGATTCATTTATTCAACAAATGATCGATGAAACGAATGAGTTTTTTGGAGGCCTGAATCCTGaagtggaaaatatttatatgactcATGGTAGCTTGGATCCTTGGAATCCTATGGGTCATGGCGAACTGCAAGGGGCTGTTATGTTACCTAATGCTTCACATTGTGCTGATGTTGGATCTATTAGTGCCTTAGATAGTCCTGAAATGCGTAAGTCAAAAGAACGTTTGGGAGAATTGGTGCGTCAATGGTTGAGCGATGCCTAA
- the LOC142220450 gene encoding putative serine protease K12H4.7, whose protein sequence is MKYTLTVVAILAAVLTTSTALEDNKDEPAFVKILNKLNRGPPKFSMIESRAVTTEWITQKLDHFDESETRTWQMRYMVNDEYFEEGGPMFIYLGGEWEISPGSISAGIFVDLAKEHKGILFYTEHRYYGQSRPTADIQVDNLKYLHVKQALADVAHFIREKRATNPALANSKVIMSGGSYSATMVVWFKKLYPELLTGGWASSAPILAKVNFLEYKEVVGRALKELGSQQCYNRVQNGIAELEAMFANKRSAEAKAMLKLCNSFDHNNDLDLWSLFGTYSNIFSSIVQYQSEGDVPYYCDYIMSFDDDLTAMATFWLFAFGYPKGCVDVTYKSTLAYYLDSTYVEGASRPWYFQTCNEYGWYQSSSSPNQPFGSKFPHTLYTTLCADIFGQKYSNEHIHNLVDETNESFGGMNPQVENVYMTHGGLDPWHPMGHGEEEGASVIPQASHCADFGSISNADSPEMRASKERLVELVRQWLA, encoded by the exons ATGAAATACACCTTGACGGTTGTGGCTATTCTAGCCGCGGTGCTGACCACCTCCACAGCATTGGAGGATAACAAGGATGAACCAGCTTTTGTTAAAATCCTCAATAAATTAAATCGAGGTCCTCCAAAATTCTCTATGATAGAGAGTAGAGCTGTTACCACAGAATggataacacaaaaattggatcaTTTCGATGAGAGTGAAACACGTACCTGGCAAATG CGTTATATGGTTAATGATGAATACTTTGAAGAAGGTGGCCCCATGTTCATTTATTTGGGTGGTGAATGGGAAATTAGCCCTGGCAGTATCTCTGCTGGTATATTTGTCGATTTGGCCAAGGAACATAAGGGTATCCTATTCTATACCGAACATCGTTACTATGGTCAAAGTAGACCTACAGC AGATATTCAAGTggataatttgaaatatttgcatGTAAAACAAGCTTTGGCTGATGTGGCTCATTTCATTAGAGAAAAACGCGCAACGAATCCAGCTTTGGCCAACTCTAAGGTTATTATGTCCGGTGGTTCTTATTCGGCTACCATGGTTGTATGGTTTAAGAAACTCTATCCTGAACTTTTGACTGGAGGATGGGCTTCTTCGGCTCCCATTTTGGCTAAGGTGAACTTTTTGGAATACAAAGAAGTTGTAGGTCGTGCCCTCAAAGAATTGGGCTCCCAACAATGCTATAATCGTGTGCAGAATGGTATAGCTGAATTGGAAGCCATGTTCGCTAATAAACGCTCTGCTGAGGCTAAGGCTATGTTGAAATTGTGTAACAGTTTCGATCATAATAATGATTTGGATTTGTGGTCTTTGTTTGGTACCTACTCCAATATTTTCTCGAGTATTGTTCAATATCAATC TGAAGGAGATGTCCCCTATTATTGTGACTATATTATGTCCTTTGATGATGATTTGACTGCCATGGCCACTTTCTGGTTGTTTGCCTTTGGTTACCCCAAGGGTTGTGTTGATGTTACCTACAAAAGTACCTTGGCTTATTATTTGGATTCCACCTATGTTGAAGGAGCTT CTCGTCCTTGGTATTTCCAAACTTGCAATGAATATGGCTGGTATCAAAGTTCATCCTCTCCCAATCAACCGTTTGGATCTAAATTCCCTCACACTCTCTATACCACGCTGTGTGCCGATATCTTTGGTCAAAAGTATTCCAATGAACATATCCATAATTTAGTCGATGAAACCAATGAGTCATTTGGTGGCATGAATCCTCAAGtcgaaaatgtttatatgaccCATGGAGGTTTGGATCCCTGGCATCCTATGGGTCATGGTGAAGAGGAAGGTGCTTCGGTTATTCCACAAGCTTCGCATTGTGCTGATTTTGGTTCTATCAGTAATGCTGATAGCCCTGAAATGCGTGCTTCCAAAGAACGTTTAGTTGAATTGGTTCGTCAATGGTTAGCATAG